A single Cucumis melo cultivar AY chromosome 4, USDA_Cmelo_AY_1.0, whole genome shotgun sequence DNA region contains:
- the LOC127148919 gene encoding uncharacterized protein LOC127148919, which yields MQVSSAKNKNPVIGDMSFYGMIKEIWEVSYNMFNIVIYKCNWVENKTGVQKDDLHFTLVDLSRIGDSSNSFINTTHGKQVFYVSNPVDARGSVVVMPPQKDFPYKYANDDLGDMLLHYPPSRQKSYADVRRKDLEFEVGDMVFLKVAPMKGVLRFAKKGKLSPRFVGPFEILERIGPVAYRLALPPSLAAVHDVFHISMLRKYVADPTHVVDFEPLQFSENLSYEEQPVEVLAREVKKLRSREIPLVKILWQNHGVEEATWEKEEDMRAQYPELFED from the exons ATGCAAGTTTCTAGTGCGAAGAACAAAAATCCAGTCATTGGTgacatgtctttctatgggatgaTTAAGGAGATTTGGGAAGTCAGTTACAATATGTTTAATATTGTTATTTACAAATGCAATTGGGTTGAAAATAAGACTGGTGTTCAAAAAGACGATCTTCATTTCACGTTAGTTGACCTAAGTCGAATCGGAGATTCTTCAAATTCCTTCATTAATACCACACATGGGAAACAAGTTTTTTATGTCTCAAATCCTGTTGATGCAAGAGGGTCTGTTGTTGTAATGCCACCACAGAAAGACTTTCCCTACAAATATGCTAATGATGACCTTGGAGATATGTTGTTGCACTATCCTCCA agcagacaaaagagttacgctgatgtacgacgtaaggacctcgagtttgaagtgggagatatggtctttctgaaggttgcacccatgaagggtgttctgaggttcgcgaagaaggggaagctgagtccacgcttcgtagggccgttcgagatactggagcggattggccccgtggcttatcgcttggcgctacccccatcccttgctgcagtgcacgacgtatttcatatctccatgctgaggaaatatgtcgcagacccaacacacgtggtggacttcgagccactacagtttagcgagaacttgagctacgaggagcagcctgtcgaggtcttggcaagggaggttaagaagcttcgcagtcgagaaattccactggtcaagatcctttggcagaaccatggagtggaagaggccacatgggagaaagaagaggacatgagggcccagtaccccgagctgttcgaggattag